The following coding sequences are from one Verrucomicrobiia bacterium window:
- a CDS encoding type II secretion system F family protein, with amino-acid sequence MPSFTYVARDANSGREIRSSLDASSEQAAIAALLNRNMLVISITEKTRKGKTAGGSVGLADVVMFTRQLATMIDAGLAMVQSLQALAEQTSNKVMRDIIKDVCTRVEGGDNFSEALKKHPKAFDRLFVSMVDAGEKGGLLAEILSRVATFLENRQRMNKKIKSAMMYPTIVSLVAVGITVFLLVKVVPVFGEIFSGFGAKLPAPTQFVIDLSEFIQQWFLVIGLAVGAIVYGWFWYIKTPPGRAFWDRTRIKLPVFGHIAHKIVLARFTRTFASLIRSGVPILEVLNIVANTAGHVQMEKAIRTAASDIERGEGISTALGKHPIFPTMIIRMMTAGEQTGKIDQMLERVADFLDEEIEVILAGLTSLIEPLLIVVLGVLIGGLVIAMFMPIFKMSDIINPPGK; translated from the coding sequence ATGCCTTCCTTTACCTACGTTGCGCGTGATGCGAACAGCGGCCGGGAGATACGCAGCAGTCTCGATGCGTCTTCCGAGCAGGCGGCGATAGCCGCGTTGCTGAACCGTAACATGCTGGTCATCAGCATCACCGAGAAAACCCGGAAAGGCAAAACGGCCGGCGGCTCCGTAGGTCTTGCGGACGTGGTGATGTTCACCCGCCAGCTCGCCACGATGATTGATGCCGGTCTTGCAATGGTGCAATCCCTCCAGGCACTCGCCGAGCAGACCTCCAACAAGGTGATGCGTGATATCATCAAAGATGTATGCACCCGGGTGGAAGGCGGCGATAACTTCTCCGAAGCGCTCAAGAAGCATCCCAAGGCCTTTGACCGCCTGTTCGTCTCCATGGTGGACGCCGGTGAAAAGGGCGGTTTGCTCGCTGAAATTTTGTCCCGTGTGGCGACTTTCTTGGAAAATCGCCAGCGCATGAACAAGAAGATCAAGTCGGCGATGATGTACCCGACGATCGTGAGTCTGGTGGCCGTGGGCATCACGGTGTTCTTGCTGGTAAAGGTCGTACCGGTGTTCGGTGAGATCTTCAGCGGCTTCGGCGCGAAACTGCCGGCTCCGACACAATTTGTCATCGATCTGAGCGAGTTCATCCAGCAATGGTTCCTCGTCATCGGTCTGGCGGTAGGTGCGATTGTTTATGGCTGGTTCTGGTATATCAAGACCCCGCCGGGTCGTGCTTTCTGGGATCGTACGCGTATCAAGCTGCCGGTCTTCGGTCACATCGCTCATAAGATCGTTTTGGCCCGTTTCACCCGTACGTTCGCCTCGTTGATCCGTTCCGGTGTGCCGATTTTGGAGGTATTGAACATTGTGGCGAACACCGCCGGTCACGTGCAGATGGAAAAAGCCATCCGCACCGCCGCCTCAGACATTGAGCGCGGCGAGGGCATCTCGACTGCTTTGGGCAAGCATCCCATCTTCCCGACGATGATCATCCGCATGATGACGGCCGGTGAGCAGACCGGCAAGATCGACCAGATGCTTGAGCGTGTGGCCGACTTTTTGGATGAAGAGATCGAAGTGATTTTGGCCGGCTTGACCTCCCTGATCGAGCCTTTGCTCATCGTGGTGCTGGGGGTGCTGATCGGCGGTCTGGTGATCGCGATGTTCATGCCCATCTTCAAGATGAGCGACATCATCAATCCTCCAGGCAAGTAA